In Archaeoglobus profundus DSM 5631, the sequence AAGGATAGAGAGGTTGTAAACAGGGTTATAGATTCGCTTAAATGCCCGAAAAACAGGATTGTAAGGACTTTGAGTGGAGGAGAGAAGCAGAAGGTCTTGATTGCAAAAGCATTGGCTCAGGAACCTAAGGTTCTGCTTTTAGATGAACCAACATCTCACCTAGACATCAAACATCAGATAGAGATCGTCAAGATACTCAAGTCCCTTGCCAAAAGGGGTTTGACTATCATTGCAACCTTTCACGACCTAAACTTGGCTTTAAACTTCTGCGACAGGATTGCTATAATGAAAGATGGAAGGGTTTTGAAAGTCTGTAAGCCGGATGAGGTAGATTCAGATGTTTTAAGGGAGGCTTTTGAAGTTGAAGTGGAAGTTGTGAACTTGAACGGTTGGAAAGTCGTTATTCCGAAGGTTTGAAGTATTCTGATGGTGTTGTGAAGAATTTTTTGCCAACATGCATTGCAATCTTAGCTTTTTCAAGCCAGACTTCCTTAAAGTATCTCTTGTCAGCCCATGCATGGACGATTTCAGCTATGAAGATCGAATGTTCCTCAAGCTTTATCTCATCCAAAACCTTGCATTCCAAATAACCCAAACAACCTTTTATGTGTGGTGTTTCTATCTTTACACCCTCTTCAAGCTCTATCCCGAACTCTTTAATTTTATCAATCTCTCTTCCGCTATATGTCCCAACCTTCCATATCAAATCGAGTTTGTCGATTGAAAGAACGTTTAGTGTGAATTCCTTCGACTTTGCAATTAGTTCGTATGTGTAATTCTCCCTATCCACAGCTATTGCGACTTTACTCTCTTCAACGGGCATGTGCCAAGCTAAAGCCATTGCATTTGTCTTTTCATTCTTAGCAACAACAACTAGGGCTGGTCTCGGGTGGAGTAGTCTGTAGGCGTATCTCATATTACAAGTAAACCGAAGAGATTAAAACACTTCTCAAAGCCTTGCATGCATGGAAACGATCATATTAACCTATGAGGATGTTAAAGAGCTTCTAACGATGAAAGAAACGATTGAAGCTGTAGAAAGGGCTTTTGAGCTTCACGGAAAAGGCCTGACTCAGATGCCACCCAAAGTCTATCTGAGTTTCGAGAAAGGCGACTTGAGGGCCATGCCCGCATACTTGGAAGGTAAGGCTGGAATTAAATGGGTAAATTCGCATCCGGAAAACCCCAAAAAAGGTTTACCTACGGTCATGGCTGTACTCATTCTCAACGACCCAGAAACGGGGTATCCCATTGCAATAATGGATGGTACGCACATAACGAATTTCAGGACAGGTGCGGCTGGGGCTGTTGCGAGCAAATACTTAGCAAGAAAGGACAGCAAGGTTTTCGGCTTTGTTGGGTGTGGTAGGCAGGCTTATACACAGTTTTTGGCTTTGAAAGAAATTTTTGAAATTGAAGAGGTGAGAGCTTACGATATAAATGAGAAAAATGCTGAAAAATTTGTTGAATTCTGTAGAAAGTGGACGGAAGCTGATGTCAAGCCAATTGAAGACGTTTGCGATTGTGATGTCTTGACAACGACAACTCCTTCGAGAAAGCCAGTCGTTATGAACGATTGGATTAGGGAGGGAACACACATAAATGCGATCGGCGCTGATGCTCCGGGAAAGCAGGAGCTTGACGAAAAAATATTACTACGTGCCAAGATTGTTGTTGATGACCTAGAGCAGGCTATACATGGTGGAGAGATAAATGTCGCAATTTCTAAGGGCATTCTTAAGCCAGAAGATATCTATGCAAGCTTGGGTGAAATCGTGGCTGGCTTAAAGGCTGGAAGAGAAAGCAATGATGGGATAACAGTTTTCGACTCAACCGGTCTAGCAATTCAGGATATTGCTGTTGCAAAAGTTGTTTATGACAGAGCCGTGGAGACGGGTAAGGGGTTAAGGATAGATCTCTTCAGGGGATTGGTATGAAGGTGGTCATTTACGGTTTCGGGCAGATTGGAAGGCTCTTAGCTGAAGCCTGCATTAAAAGAGGATTTGAAGTCGTTGGAGCTGTGGACATAAATCCAGAGATCATTGGAAAGCCTTTGAGAGAGTTTGGAATAGAGAGCGATGGTGTAATAAAAGACAGTTTGGACTTTGATGGAGATTTGGCTTATATAACAACTGGATCCTACCTCGATAAGGTCTATCCGCAAATTGAGGAGTGTGTGAAGGCTGGGTTTAACGTCATAAGCACATGCGAAACCCTAGCTTATCCAGAATACAGATACCCAGAGCTTGCGAGAAAAATCGATGAAATTGCTAAGAAGGAAGGAGTTACAGTTTTGGGAAGTGGAGTAAACCCCGGATTTCTCCTCGATACACTGCCAATAGTTCTATCAGCTGTATGCGTTGAAGTTAAAGCTATTAAGGCTGTGAGAAGTGTCGATGCTTTGAAGAGAAGAACTCAGTTCCAGAAAAAGGTGGGAATTGGCTTAAGCGTTGAAGAATTTGAAAAAGCCAACTTAAGTGGCCATGTTGGTTACGCTGAATCAGCTTTGCTGATAGCAGAGGCTTTGGGAGTTGAACCTAAAGAGGTGTTGGAGGGACAGGAACCTGTAGTTGAGAAAGGTGTTGTGCAGGGTATCAGGGGTTTTGGTGAAGTTAGAGGTGACAAGCAAATCAGAATAGAATTCCATGCCTACGCAAATGCTGAAGAATACGAGT encodes:
- the ala gene encoding alanine dehydrogenase yields the protein METIILTYEDVKELLTMKETIEAVERAFELHGKGLTQMPPKVYLSFEKGDLRAMPAYLEGKAGIKWVNSHPENPKKGLPTVMAVLILNDPETGYPIAIMDGTHITNFRTGAAGAVASKYLARKDSKVFGFVGCGRQAYTQFLALKEIFEIEEVRAYDINEKNAEKFVEFCRKWTEADVKPIEDVCDCDVLTTTTPSRKPVVMNDWIREGTHINAIGADAPGKQELDEKILLRAKIVVDDLEQAIHGGEINVAISKGILKPEDIYASLGEIVAGLKAGRESNDGITVFDSTGLAIQDIAVAKVVYDRAVETGKGLRIDLFRGLV
- a CDS encoding ABC transporter ATP-binding protein, encoding MKVEVKSLKVDLDEVLILEGVNLKVKEGEFFGIVGKNGSGKTTLLRTLAKFYPKEGSIYIDGRELEDIKLDELARIVGVVPQEFELNVNFTVEQFVALGRIPYIRIFESEKDREVVNRVIDSLKCPKNRIVRTLSGGEKQKVLIAKALAQEPKVLLLDEPTSHLDIKHQIEIVKILKSLAKRGLTIIATFHDLNLALNFCDRIAIMKDGRVLKVCKPDEVDSDVLREAFEVEVEVVNLNGWKVVIPKV
- a CDS encoding dihydrodipicolinate reductase → MKVVIYGFGQIGRLLAEACIKRGFEVVGAVDINPEIIGKPLREFGIESDGVIKDSLDFDGDLAYITTGSYLDKVYPQIEECVKAGFNVISTCETLAYPEYRYPELARKIDEIAKKEGVTVLGSGVNPGFLLDTLPIVLSAVCVEVKAIKAVRSVDALKRRTQFQKKVGIGLSVEEFEKANLSGHVGYAESALLIAEALGVEPKEVLEGQEPVVEKGVVQGIRGFGEVRGDKQIRIEFHAYANAEEYELIEIEGDNSVVWKSSGVKGDLGTVAVLVNLAKAVVGCRAGLIKMTDLIPFKW
- a CDS encoding flavin reductase family protein, producing the protein MRYAYRLLHPRPALVVVAKNEKTNAMALAWHMPVEESKVAIAVDRENYTYELIAKSKEFTLNVLSIDKLDLIWKVGTYSGREIDKIKEFGIELEEGVKIETPHIKGCLGYLECKVLDEIKLEEHSIFIAEIVHAWADKRYFKEVWLEKAKIAMHVGKKFFTTPSEYFKPSE